The DNA region AGGGATTCTAGGATGGATACTTGTAAAATTGCTGAAGCCTAATCTGAAAGTGGAAGGCCTTATTCTTGCTGCATGTTCATCAGGTATAGAATAGCATCAAAGTTATAGTAATTATCTGACTTTCTTAGAAAACCTTTCTCTAAAATCTTCTGATTTTAAACAAAGGTTCTACCTGGCTCGAACAAGATTGCCGCAGTGGAGGACAACCTATGGTTTAAACTAAAATCTTCTAATTTCATGAGTACTTCTTTTAATCAGGAAATATGGGCAACCTTCCTATTGTAATTATCCCTGCTATCTGTGATGAGAGTAAAAGTCCGTTTGGTTCACGCGATGTTTGTCACAACAAAGCACTCTCTTATGGATCTTTCTCAATGGCGGTAAGGCATATCTTACTATTTTTCCAACACTATTTGCTTACAGCATTTTGTCTACCATGTTATCTCATCTTGTTTTGTTAATTGCAGCTCGGTGGCATCTTCATCTGGACCTATACTTACCAGACGATGCGAAGCTGTTCAATGAGATTCAAGGAACTTGAGGCTGCTGAGGCGTTAAATGTTCCCAACAAAAATCTTGATGCTAATGCAGAACCTCTCCTTCTCAAACAAAAAGATAATGAAAACTCAGTGACAGAAGTGCCACCATCTGATTATATTGGAGATACTGAAAACCAAATTGTAAGACCCCATAAACTAGATTAAGGCTAAACTTTCCTTGTTTCAGTAGGTAAACATTTTGTAATGAAATTTTGTTTACACTTTAAAAATGACAAAAGCTACCGCTATGTGCGAGCCTATGGAGGATCCGGATCCACTTTGTGGATCCAATTTAGGTGTCACACATTGCATTTTTGTAAGAGGTTGAATCCACGGCTTGAACCTGTGACCGCGAAGTCACGTGTTTGCCACCTGACACTTGCTTagtataacaaaaaaatatgagAATGTTGGCAACGATTTTCTCTCACTCCCACCAAAATTGACTGTATGAATGTTTGCAGATCCTAGACCAAGATCAGTCCAATGTATCTAACAAGGGGAAGGAATCTTCTTGGCACAGAATGATAGAAGTTCTAAGCCATTTTCTGGCAGAACTAATGTCACCACCAGCAATTGCTACAGtgagtttcttttttttctctttcttttcttttgctttGTTATGTATGTTTCTTGGTTTAGTTTCTAAATTCACTTACTCCTAATTCCATGATCAGTTTTTTGGTTTCCTCTTTGGTGGGGTTTCATGGTTAAGGAGCCTACTAATCGGAGAGAATGCTCCACTGAGAGTGATCCAAGACACTCTTCAATTACTTGGGTATGTATGTGTTTTTgctcataaaacaaaattgttGTTATTCTACAGTTTCCACTTTTTTTCTAAGTTCTAACTAAACATTTATCTGATTGAACTTGTTCCTTTGCAGGAATGGAACAATTCCTTGCATCACCCTTTTGCTTGGTGGTAACCTCACTCaaggtataaaaaaaaaactataacttCTACAGATATCTTCAGCATAATTTAACCAGTTGAGAGCAAAAAAATGGTTATGTGATTGTGAACTTTGTCTTAAATGGCAGGGTTGAAATCATCAAGTGTAAAACCATTGACACTCATCTGCATCATCATAGCAAGGCTTTTCTTACTTCCTGCTATTGGATTGATCATTGTCAAAGCAGCAGCAAATCTCAATTTTCTACCAGTGGATCCATTGTTTCAGTATGTGCTGGTGATGCAGTATGCTATGCCACCTGCCATGAATATTAGTAAGTCGTAAATTCCATGTATACAAGGTTCTAAATTGCGCCCACAACTGCAATTGCGGCCCCAACCAAACGGGTTTAAAGTCCCCGCAATGGCATTGCGACCGCAATTTGCCAGCAACCGTAACCacgaccgcaatttaaaaccataCATTTATATGCTTTTAATTGAAGAACTATGATCTTTCATTAGTCATAGATTGATATCTTGTTGCTAACTTCAATGGGATTGTACAGGTACCATGGCTCAGTTGTTTGATGTAGGAAATGAAGAATGTTCAGTTATCCTTTTGTGGACATATAGTGCTGCAGCCGTAGCACTTACTGCTTGGTCAACATTTCTCTTGTGGGTATTAGCTTAAGGTGTCTTCAGCTTCTGAATTTTCTGCCTCAGCAGCCATCAAAAGAATTAAAGAACACCAtttagaagaaagaaagaagtgcTTAAAattttttagtgaatttttgGCATTGTTGATCCCGATATCAATCATGCCAGAAAACAAAGAAGAGTGAGAAAATaggctctttttcttcttggTACACATAATTTATATGTTTGCTTCGTAGTCCACCCATATTTTTCTTACTCCCTTCCCTACAGGGACAGGTGATATTGGCCTATTGGGTATTGATTTTTTACTATTTTACTTAGACCTTCCATTTGTAAGTCCATTTGAAAATCTATGTagtgcaatttttttattttttatttctatgtaATTTTAGTTAAAAAATTCAGATATAAATTGCAATGTTCTTATCatcaaaatttataaaatttgagTTTATAATTGATACTTTGTgatgatttttattttcatgaCATTGTTGTTTTGTTGAGAGAGACCTCACTTATGCTTTATTTGGTAGGAGTGATTTTGGTGAGAGAGAGTAAGTGAAGAGAGAGTTGGAGAAGAAAGTGATCTCATTTtgtgtttggtttggtttaCTGTAGCAGAGAGGGAGATTATATCTGTGGGCCCCATGCACTTTTAAACCTCTTCTCAAATTGCGAAGAAAGAAGCCAAGGCTGTGCTCTTTGTCTCTTTTCACTATTCTATCCATGAAATTGGGGCCATAATGACAGAAAAAGTAACGTGACAGTGTCTTGCTTTGATGGGCAAAAgtgtattttaataaaaaattgatttttctttttgtattaTTTACTATCTACATCATTCTtactcttctctttctcttctatctcaatcataccaaacaacctatcAAATCTAttctatttc from Lotus japonicus ecotype B-129 chromosome 2, LjGifu_v1.2 includes:
- the LOC130740344 gene encoding protein PIN-LIKES 7-like; translated protein: MGFLELLEVASMPIVQVLIISAVGALMATQYFNNLLSAEFRKSLNKVVFFIFTPSLVFSSFAKSVSLEDMKSWWFMPVNVGLTFLIGGILGWILVKLLKPNLKVEGLILAACSSGNMGNLPIVIIPAICDESKSPFGSRDVCHNKALSYGSFSMALGGIFIWTYTYQTMRSCSMRFKELEAAEALNVPNKNLDANAEPLLLKQKDNENSVTEVPPSDYIGDTENQIILDQDQSNVSNKGKESSWHRMIEVLSHFLAELMSPPAIATFFGFLFGGVSWLRSLLIGENAPLRVIQDTLQLLGNGTIPCITLLLGGNLTQGLKSSSVKPLTLICIIIARLFLLPAIGLIIVKAAANLNFLPVDPLFQYVLVMQYAMPPAMNISTMAQLFDVGNEECSVILLWTYSAAAVALTAWSTFLLWVLA